From Oncorhynchus keta strain PuntledgeMale-10-30-2019 chromosome 25, Oket_V2, whole genome shotgun sequence, one genomic window encodes:
- the LOC118358157 gene encoding LIM/homeobox protein Lhx6-like isoform X2 — MYWKNEALSPHPEENKVLLDNVFVDQSHSDGEPHEDVKVEAPFLPSPPVTPSMCSPPTLASPTPVRSTGKNQCASCGTEIQDRYLLKVNNLNWHVGCLECSVCRVSLRQHNSCYIKNKEIFCKLDYFSRFGTKCSQCGRQVFATDWVRRARGSVYHLACFACYSCKRQLSTGEEFGLVEGRVLCRAHYDTMVENLQRAAENGTGLTLEGALPSDQDGQPKPAKRARTSFSAEQLQVMQSQFYQDNNPDTQTLQKLADMTGLSRRVIQVWFQNCRARHKKHPPPQHNGHLQGAPYPHSRLPPSLPDNLYSPFSSPDRPHLLALHGYIDSELVTPSRWTKHTCASRSSLLNAVLP; from the exons ATGTACTGGAAAAATGAAGCTCTGTCCCCACACCCAGAGGAGAACAAAGTTTTATTGGACAATGTGTTCGTTGATCAG TCTCACTCCGACGGGGAGCCTCACGAGGATGTGAAAGTAGAGGCTCCTTTCCTGCCCAGTCCTCCGGTAACACCGTCTATGTGCTCGCCTCCGACCCTGGCCTCCCCGACGCCGGTTCGGTCTACCGGGAAAAACCAGTGTGCCAGCTGCGGCACAGAGATCCAAGACAGATACCTACTGAAG GTGAACAATTTGAATTGGCACGTGGGATGTCTGGAGTGTTCAGTCTGCAGAGTATCATTACGTCAGCACAATAGCTGCTACATCAAAAACAAAGAAATCTTTTGCAAATTGGATTATTTCAG TAGGTTTGGCACCAAGTGTAGCCAGTGCGGGCGCCAGGTGTTTGCCACTGACTGGGTACGGCGGGCACGGGGCAGTGTGTACCACCTGGCCTGCTTCGCCTGCTACTCCTGTAAGAGGCAGCTGTCCACAGGGGAGGAGTTTGGTCTGGTGGAGGGCCGGGTGCTCTGTCGGGCCCACTATGACACCATGGTGGAGAACCTCCAGAGAGCGGCGGAGAACG GGACAGGTCTCACTTTAGAGGGAGCCTTGCCCTCTGATCAGGATGGCCAACCCAAACCAGCCAAGAGAGCACGCACTTCCTTCAGCGCTGAGCAGCTACAG GTGATGCAGTCTCAGTTTTACCAAGACAACAACCCTGATACTCAGACCTTACAGAAGCTGGCAGACATGACAGGTCTGAGCAGACGGGTCATACAA GTTTGGTTTCAAAACTGCAGAGCAAGGCATAAAAAGCATCCTCCCCCCCAGCACAACGGTCACCTCCAGGGCGCCCCTTACCCCCACTCTAGATTGCCCCCCTCACTGCCAGACAACCTCTACTCCCCCTTCAGCAGTCCTGACAGACCACACCTGCTGGCTCTGCATGGATATATAGACAGTGAGTTGGTTACTCCCTCTCGATGGACAAAACATACATGTGCATCGAG GTCATCCCTTCTCAATGCTGTCCTCCCCTAA
- the LOC118358157 gene encoding LIM/homeobox protein Lhx6-like isoform X3 produces MYWKNEALSPHPEENKVLLDNVFVDQSHSDGEPHEDVKVEAPFLPSPPVTPSMCSPPTLASPTPVRSTGKNQCASCGTEIQDRYLLKVNNLNWHVGCLECSVCRVSLRQHNSCYIKNKEIFCKLDYFRFGTKCSQCGRQVFATDWVRRARGSVYHLACFACYSCKRQLSTGEEFGLVEGRVLCRAHYDTMVENLQRAAENGTGLTLEGALPSDQDGQPKPAKRARTSFSAEQLQVMQSQFYQDNNPDTQTLQKLADMTGLSRRVIQVWFQNCRARHKKHPPPQHNGHLQGAPYPHSRLPPSLPDNLYSPFSSPDRPHLLALHGYIDSHPFSMLSSPNHLIHPGMTLPQLPISH; encoded by the exons ATGTACTGGAAAAATGAAGCTCTGTCCCCACACCCAGAGGAGAACAAAGTTTTATTGGACAATGTGTTCGTTGATCAG TCTCACTCCGACGGGGAGCCTCACGAGGATGTGAAAGTAGAGGCTCCTTTCCTGCCCAGTCCTCCGGTAACACCGTCTATGTGCTCGCCTCCGACCCTGGCCTCCCCGACGCCGGTTCGGTCTACCGGGAAAAACCAGTGTGCCAGCTGCGGCACAGAGATCCAAGACAGATACCTACTGAAG GTGAACAATTTGAATTGGCACGTGGGATGTCTGGAGTGTTCAGTCTGCAGAGTATCATTACGTCAGCACAATAGCTGCTACATCAAAAACAAAGAAATCTTTTGCAAATTGGATTATTTCAG GTTTGGCACCAAGTGTAGCCAGTGCGGGCGCCAGGTGTTTGCCACTGACTGGGTACGGCGGGCACGGGGCAGTGTGTACCACCTGGCCTGCTTCGCCTGCTACTCCTGTAAGAGGCAGCTGTCCACAGGGGAGGAGTTTGGTCTGGTGGAGGGCCGGGTGCTCTGTCGGGCCCACTATGACACCATGGTGGAGAACCTCCAGAGAGCGGCGGAGAACG GGACAGGTCTCACTTTAGAGGGAGCCTTGCCCTCTGATCAGGATGGCCAACCCAAACCAGCCAAGAGAGCACGCACTTCCTTCAGCGCTGAGCAGCTACAG GTGATGCAGTCTCAGTTTTACCAAGACAACAACCCTGATACTCAGACCTTACAGAAGCTGGCAGACATGACAGGTCTGAGCAGACGGGTCATACAA GTTTGGTTTCAAAACTGCAGAGCAAGGCATAAAAAGCATCCTCCCCCCCAGCACAACGGTCACCTCCAGGGCGCCCCTTACCCCCACTCTAGATTGCCCCCCTCACTGCCAGACAACCTCTACTCCCCCTTCAGCAGTCCTGACAGACCACACCTGCTGGCTCTGCATGGATATATAGACA GTCATCCCTTCTCAATGCTGTCCTCCCCTAACCACCTCATCCACCCAGGCATGACCTTACCACAGTTGCCCATCAGCCACTAA
- the LOC118358157 gene encoding LIM/homeobox protein Lhx6-like isoform X1 gives MYWKNEALSPHPEENKVLLDNVFVDQSHSDGEPHEDVKVEAPFLPSPPVTPSMCSPPTLASPTPVRSTGKNQCASCGTEIQDRYLLKVNNLNWHVGCLECSVCRVSLRQHNSCYIKNKEIFCKLDYFSRFGTKCSQCGRQVFATDWVRRARGSVYHLACFACYSCKRQLSTGEEFGLVEGRVLCRAHYDTMVENLQRAAENGTGLTLEGALPSDQDGQPKPAKRARTSFSAEQLQVMQSQFYQDNNPDTQTLQKLADMTGLSRRVIQVWFQNCRARHKKHPPPQHNGHLQGAPYPHSRLPPSLPDNLYSPFSSPDRPHLLALHGYIDSHPFSMLSSPNHLIHPGMTLPQLPISH, from the exons ATGTACTGGAAAAATGAAGCTCTGTCCCCACACCCAGAGGAGAACAAAGTTTTATTGGACAATGTGTTCGTTGATCAG TCTCACTCCGACGGGGAGCCTCACGAGGATGTGAAAGTAGAGGCTCCTTTCCTGCCCAGTCCTCCGGTAACACCGTCTATGTGCTCGCCTCCGACCCTGGCCTCCCCGACGCCGGTTCGGTCTACCGGGAAAAACCAGTGTGCCAGCTGCGGCACAGAGATCCAAGACAGATACCTACTGAAG GTGAACAATTTGAATTGGCACGTGGGATGTCTGGAGTGTTCAGTCTGCAGAGTATCATTACGTCAGCACAATAGCTGCTACATCAAAAACAAAGAAATCTTTTGCAAATTGGATTATTTCAG TAGGTTTGGCACCAAGTGTAGCCAGTGCGGGCGCCAGGTGTTTGCCACTGACTGGGTACGGCGGGCACGGGGCAGTGTGTACCACCTGGCCTGCTTCGCCTGCTACTCCTGTAAGAGGCAGCTGTCCACAGGGGAGGAGTTTGGTCTGGTGGAGGGCCGGGTGCTCTGTCGGGCCCACTATGACACCATGGTGGAGAACCTCCAGAGAGCGGCGGAGAACG GGACAGGTCTCACTTTAGAGGGAGCCTTGCCCTCTGATCAGGATGGCCAACCCAAACCAGCCAAGAGAGCACGCACTTCCTTCAGCGCTGAGCAGCTACAG GTGATGCAGTCTCAGTTTTACCAAGACAACAACCCTGATACTCAGACCTTACAGAAGCTGGCAGACATGACAGGTCTGAGCAGACGGGTCATACAA GTTTGGTTTCAAAACTGCAGAGCAAGGCATAAAAAGCATCCTCCCCCCCAGCACAACGGTCACCTCCAGGGCGCCCCTTACCCCCACTCTAGATTGCCCCCCTCACTGCCAGACAACCTCTACTCCCCCTTCAGCAGTCCTGACAGACCACACCTGCTGGCTCTGCATGGATATATAGACA GTCATCCCTTCTCAATGCTGTCCTCCCCTAACCACCTCATCCACCCAGGCATGACCTTACCACAGTTGCCCATCAGCCACTAA
- the LOC118358157 gene encoding LIM/homeobox protein Lhx6-like isoform X4, translated as MYWKNEALSPHPEENKVLLDNVFVDQSHSDGEPHEDVKVEAPFLPSPPVTPSMCSPPTLASPTPVRSTGKNQCASCGTEIQDRYLLKVNNLNWHVGCLECSVCRVSLRQHNSCYIKNKEIFCKLDYFSRFGTKCSQCGRQVFATDWVRRARGSVYHLACFACYSCKRQLSTGEEFGLVEGRVLCRAHYDTMVENLQRAAENGTGLTLEGALPSDQDGQPKPAKRARTSFSAEQLQVMQSQFYQDNNPDTQTLQKLADMTGLSRRVIQHNGHLQGAPYPHSRLPPSLPDNLYSPFSSPDRPHLLALHGYIDSHPFSMLSSPNHLIHPGMTLPQLPISH; from the exons ATGTACTGGAAAAATGAAGCTCTGTCCCCACACCCAGAGGAGAACAAAGTTTTATTGGACAATGTGTTCGTTGATCAG TCTCACTCCGACGGGGAGCCTCACGAGGATGTGAAAGTAGAGGCTCCTTTCCTGCCCAGTCCTCCGGTAACACCGTCTATGTGCTCGCCTCCGACCCTGGCCTCCCCGACGCCGGTTCGGTCTACCGGGAAAAACCAGTGTGCCAGCTGCGGCACAGAGATCCAAGACAGATACCTACTGAAG GTGAACAATTTGAATTGGCACGTGGGATGTCTGGAGTGTTCAGTCTGCAGAGTATCATTACGTCAGCACAATAGCTGCTACATCAAAAACAAAGAAATCTTTTGCAAATTGGATTATTTCAG TAGGTTTGGCACCAAGTGTAGCCAGTGCGGGCGCCAGGTGTTTGCCACTGACTGGGTACGGCGGGCACGGGGCAGTGTGTACCACCTGGCCTGCTTCGCCTGCTACTCCTGTAAGAGGCAGCTGTCCACAGGGGAGGAGTTTGGTCTGGTGGAGGGCCGGGTGCTCTGTCGGGCCCACTATGACACCATGGTGGAGAACCTCCAGAGAGCGGCGGAGAACG GGACAGGTCTCACTTTAGAGGGAGCCTTGCCCTCTGATCAGGATGGCCAACCCAAACCAGCCAAGAGAGCACGCACTTCCTTCAGCGCTGAGCAGCTACAG GTGATGCAGTCTCAGTTTTACCAAGACAACAACCCTGATACTCAGACCTTACAGAAGCTGGCAGACATGACAGGTCTGAGCAGACGGGTCATACAA CACAACGGTCACCTCCAGGGCGCCCCTTACCCCCACTCTAGATTGCCCCCCTCACTGCCAGACAACCTCTACTCCCCCTTCAGCAGTCCTGACAGACCACACCTGCTGGCTCTGCATGGATATATAGACA GTCATCCCTTCTCAATGCTGTCCTCCCCTAACCACCTCATCCACCCAGGCATGACCTTACCACAGTTGCCCATCAGCCACTAA
- the LOC118358157 gene encoding LIM/homeobox protein Lhx6-like isoform X5 has protein sequence MSHSDGEPHEDVKVEAPFLPSPPVTPSMCSPPTLASPTPVRSTGKNQCASCGTEIQDRYLLKVNNLNWHVGCLECSVCRVSLRQHNSCYIKNKEIFCKLDYFSRFGTKCSQCGRQVFATDWVRRARGSVYHLACFACYSCKRQLSTGEEFGLVEGRVLCRAHYDTMVENLQRAAENGTGLTLEGALPSDQDGQPKPAKRARTSFSAEQLQVMQSQFYQDNNPDTQTLQKLADMTGLSRRVIQVWFQNCRARHKKHPPPQHNGHLQGAPYPHSRLPPSLPDNLYSPFSSPDRPHLLALHGYIDSHPFSMLSSPNHLIHPGMTLPQLPISH, from the exons ATG TCTCACTCCGACGGGGAGCCTCACGAGGATGTGAAAGTAGAGGCTCCTTTCCTGCCCAGTCCTCCGGTAACACCGTCTATGTGCTCGCCTCCGACCCTGGCCTCCCCGACGCCGGTTCGGTCTACCGGGAAAAACCAGTGTGCCAGCTGCGGCACAGAGATCCAAGACAGATACCTACTGAAG GTGAACAATTTGAATTGGCACGTGGGATGTCTGGAGTGTTCAGTCTGCAGAGTATCATTACGTCAGCACAATAGCTGCTACATCAAAAACAAAGAAATCTTTTGCAAATTGGATTATTTCAG TAGGTTTGGCACCAAGTGTAGCCAGTGCGGGCGCCAGGTGTTTGCCACTGACTGGGTACGGCGGGCACGGGGCAGTGTGTACCACCTGGCCTGCTTCGCCTGCTACTCCTGTAAGAGGCAGCTGTCCACAGGGGAGGAGTTTGGTCTGGTGGAGGGCCGGGTGCTCTGTCGGGCCCACTATGACACCATGGTGGAGAACCTCCAGAGAGCGGCGGAGAACG GGACAGGTCTCACTTTAGAGGGAGCCTTGCCCTCTGATCAGGATGGCCAACCCAAACCAGCCAAGAGAGCACGCACTTCCTTCAGCGCTGAGCAGCTACAG GTGATGCAGTCTCAGTTTTACCAAGACAACAACCCTGATACTCAGACCTTACAGAAGCTGGCAGACATGACAGGTCTGAGCAGACGGGTCATACAA GTTTGGTTTCAAAACTGCAGAGCAAGGCATAAAAAGCATCCTCCCCCCCAGCACAACGGTCACCTCCAGGGCGCCCCTTACCCCCACTCTAGATTGCCCCCCTCACTGCCAGACAACCTCTACTCCCCCTTCAGCAGTCCTGACAGACCACACCTGCTGGCTCTGCATGGATATATAGACA GTCATCCCTTCTCAATGCTGTCCTCCCCTAACCACCTCATCCACCCAGGCATGACCTTACCACAGTTGCCCATCAGCCACTAA